In Tubulanus polymorphus chromosome 8, tnTubPoly1.2, whole genome shotgun sequence, one genomic interval encodes:
- the LOC141909616 gene encoding E3 ubiquitin-protein ligase RNF19B-like — protein MKALTRGGDTDAYSTTSVASKTSERRKTPRFSLRRIFFRRSKSGAYTSAKTKLNATESSSDSQSESTSSVGQSNDSKDNVAVATATAADVGISTSITSLALIRAEVCSSPIGSSVSSPSPLIVECPLCLQELPVGNFVAVQTCHHRSCVDCLRQYLKIEITESRINIACPECAERYHPNDIRTILDDPALMDKYEEFMLRRVLVSDTDTRWCPAPDCGYAVIASGCASCPKLRCERPGCNTYFCYHCKQHWHPNQTCDAARAERSPNLRSASVTYSHDSASQSEIKPCPRCSAYIIKMDDGSCNHMTCAVCGAEFCWLCMKEISDLHYLSPSGCTFWGKKPWSRKKKILWQLGTLVGAPVGIGLVAGIAVPAMIIGIPVWVGRKLHTRYGHLPQHKRNMVIAGGVTASVIVAPVVASLAVGIGVPILLAYVYGVVPISLCRSGGCGVSTTDSGGVRFEFEENEGSGPSGPYAPDSHSIETTSHRVANPSIGPSIGEMSMAMTGSLSASGSHIDRVGIIRDESDRESASNRAIAGSSLNGSLSGSAVAGPSGFQNRLEVHADVMSTSALTKRSSFSSESANFSLSDKSGILYSSTTTPGAEDSSVKALNGSIRDASISPLEVHVDVYHNNRARNHSGGSNNADASATTQARGPASNHGSPMSNRSVSFCSDGGIGGATGSGGGLAKSKRNRNRSRSFGDKIHEDVETTTTTAAASAVPDSLSMHSFIEDDSYRYIGGAALSSSGGGGGDQNIWINSTSTSEKTALNLTEVENDCPLIVSQTALLKHRNTTSMVTEKSDRFKLFKKTPVGGAAAAAVSGGRNSSSEELELGFITPRASNPSNQRRKSCELALVEGRLYLDSDSDVV, from the exons ATGAAGGCTTTGACACGAGGTGGCGACACCGACGCGTATTCGACGACATCCGTCGCGTCCAAGACGTCCGAGCGTCGGAAAACACCGCGATTCTCGTTGCGTCGGATATTTTTTCGCCGCTCGAAATCGGGCGCGTACACGAGCGCGAAAACGAAACTCAACGCGACCGAATCGTCGTCGGATTCGCAGTCGGAATCGACCAGCAGCGTCGGCCAATCGAACGACTCGAAGGATAACGTCGCCGTCGCTACGGCAACAGCGGCAGACGTCGGGATTTCGACGTCGATTACTTCTTTAGCGTTGATTCGCGCGGAGGTCTGCTCGTCCCCGATCGGCTCGTCCGTCTCCTCTCCCTCGCCGCTGATAGTTGAATGTCCGCTGTGTCTGCAGGAGTTGCCCGTCGGCAATTTCGTCGCCGTTCAGACGTGTCACCATCGGTCGTGCGTCGACTGTTTGCGTCAGTATCTGAAGATCGAGATCACCGAGTCGCGGATTAATATCGCGTGTCCCGAGTGCGCCGAGCGTTACCACCCGAACGACATCCGTACGATACTCGACGACCCGGCGCTCATGGATAAATACGAGGAGTTCATGCTGAGACGCGTGTTAGTTTCTGATACGGACACTAGGTGGTGTCCCGCTCCAGATTGTGG ATACGCCGTGATCGCCAGTGGTTGCGCTAGTTGTCCTAAGCTACGCTGCGAACGACCGGGGTGCAACACTTATTTCTGTTATCATTGTAAACAGCACTGGCATCCGAATCAGACGTGCGACGCGGCGCGAGCCGAGAGATCGCCTAATCTACGCTCGGCATCGGTTACTTATAGTCACGATTCGGCTTCGCAAA GTGAGATCAAACCGTGTCCGCGATGCAGCGCGTATATCATCAAAATGGACGACGGTTCTTGTAATCACATGACGTGCGCGGTGTGCGGCGCCGAGTTCTGCTGGTTGTGCATGAAAGAGATTTCGGATCTTCATTATTTGAG TCCGTCTGGTTGCACTTTCTGGGGTAAAAAACCATGGAGCCGAAAGAAGAAGATATTGTGGCAACTCGGCACATTAGTTGGCGCTCCGGTCGGTATCGGACTCGTTGCTGGAATCGCAGTTCCCGCGATGATCATAGGGATTCCCGTCTGGGTCGGACGCAAG TTACATACACGTTACGGTCACCTACCACAGCACAAGAGGAATATGGTAATAGCCGGTGGTGTAACTGCGTCAGTTATCGTAGCGCCGGTTGTCGCTAGTTTAGCCGTCGGTATCGGCGTACCGATATTATTGGCGTATGTTTACGGCGTGGTGCCGATATCGCTGTGTCGCAGCGGTGGTTGCGGCGTATCGACGACCGACTCGGGCGGAGTTCGATTTGAGTTCGAAGAGAACGAAGGAAGTGGCCCGTCGGGGCCTTACGCCC CTGATTCTCACAGCATAGAAACGACCAGTCACCGGGTAGCGAACCCCAGTATCGGACCTAGTATCGGTGAGATGTCTATGGCTATGACCGGCAGTCTTAGCGCTAGCGGAAGCCACATCGACCGAGTCGGGATAATCCGCGACGAGAGCGATCGCGAATCGGCCAGTAACAGAGCGATCGCTGGCTCCAGTTTGAACGGTAGTTTATCGGGAAGCGCCGTCGCCGGACCGAGCGGATTTCAAAACCG ATTAGAGGTTCACGCCGATGTGATGTCCACGTCTGCTCTGACGAAACGCTCGAGTTTCAGCAGCGAATCGGCGAATTTCAGCCTGAGCGATAAATCGGGAATCCTCTACTCCTCGACGACGACGCCGGGAGCCGAAGACTCGAGCGTGAAGGCGTTGAACGGTTCGATACGAGACGCGTCGATATCGCCGTTAGAAGTACACGTCGACGTCTACCATAACAATCGCGCTCGTAACCATAGCGGCGGCAGTAACAACGCGGACGCGAGCGCGACGACGCAGGCTCGCGGACCCGCGTCGAACCACGGTTCGCCGATGTCGAACCGTAGCGTCAGTTTCTGCAGCGACGGCGGCATAGGCGGCGCCACCGGCAGCGGCGGCGGTCTCGCGAAGTCGAAGCGCAATCGAAATCGCAGTCGAAGTTTCGGCGACAAAATCCACGAGGACGTggaaacgacgacgacgaccgcGGCGGCGTCTGCCGTACCCGACTCGCTCAGCATGCATAGTTTCATCGAGGATGACTCGTATCGTTATATAGGTGGCGCTGCATTGtccagcagcggcggcggcggcggcgatcAGAACATCTGGATTAATTCGACCTCGACCTCGGAGAAAACGGCCTTGAACTTAACGGAGGTCGAGAACGATTGTCCGTTAATCGTGTCGCAGACGGCGTTGCTGAAACATCGTAATACTACATCGATGGTTACCGAAAAATCCGATCGGTTTAAACTGTTTAAAAAGACACCGGTAGGTGGCGCCGCGGCTGCTGCGGTTAGCGGCGGTCGGAATTCGAGTAGCGAAGAACTGGAATTAGGATTCATTACGCCGCGCGCGTCTAATCCGTCGAATCAACGACGTAAAAGTTGCGAACTGGCCCTCGTTGAAGGTCGATTGTATCTCGACTCCGATTCGGACGTCGTTTAG